Proteins from one Cryptomeria japonica chromosome 4, Sugi_1.0, whole genome shotgun sequence genomic window:
- the LOC131060408 gene encoding uncharacterized protein LOC131060408 yields the protein MEGSESSEASCNSKNNGRNSYLGLNRLQSGKISKVVKRSIIQPPKQQAPLYTIDKDDFRSIVQRLTGSPAAPQPPPVAPPPPPNPNPPPNPAPPRLQRPKPPPLQSVFSFNKLVSNPNLAAMNAVSSSSSQPKQQNIVAPATISTAACTPNFAAVGVSAAMPLPFIQSCCSSGLSLPIYSSFQSLAPSRGVWANPGPRAAVPHMTDSSSFGASLQFAHGVATGQRQSTSPFSPLFLQSPAANSQQQFPYVSPLPSPGSQFQLSQLLAGSQVPFSPGSFVPLSPSEQFQFGQLPPPSPGSLFPLSPAAQFRFSSF from the coding sequence ATGGAAGGCTCGGAGTCGTCTGAAGCAAGCTGTAACAGCAAAAACAATGGCAGAAATAGTTATCTGGGGTTAAACAGGCTCCAATCTGGGAAGATCAGTAAGGTGGTGAAACGCAGCATAATTCAGCCGCCCAAGCAGCAGGCGCCTCTCTACACCATTGATAAGGATGATTTTCGCAGCATCGTCCAGCGGCTCACTGGCTCCCCTGCTGCGCCACAACCGCCTCCTGTAGCTCCGCCTCCGCCTCCAAATCCAAATCCGCCCCCAAATCCTGCCCCACCTCGGCTGCAGAGACCAAAGCCGCCTCCGCTCCAGTCTGTATTTTCCTTCAACAAGCTCGTCTCAAATCCCAATCTTGCAGCCATGAACGCCGTCTCCTCCTCATCTTCGCAACCGAAACAGCAAAATATTGTCGCTCCGGCAACCATTAGCACCGCCGCATGTACTCCTAATTTTGCCGCTGTTGGGGTTTCAGCGGCCATGCCTTTGCCTTTTATCCAAAGTTGTTGTTCATCTGGTCTCTCTTTGCCGATTTATTCCTCCTTTCAGTCGCTAGCGCCTTCCAGAGGTGTCTGGGCCAACCCAGGGCCTAGGGCCGCGGTTCCTCACATGACCGATTCCTCCAGCTTCGGCGCCTCTCTCCAGTTCGCTCATGGTGTGGCCACAGGGCAGAGGCAGAGCACCTCGCCGTTCTCGCCCCTGTTTCTGCAGTCGCCTGCAGCGAACAGCCAGCAGCAATTTCCGTACGTTTCGCCGTTGCCTTCACCAGGTTCGCAGTTTCAGCTTTCTCAGTTATTGGCGGGGTCACAGGTTCCATTCTCGCCGGGGTCCTTCGTGCCGCTTTCGCCCTCTGAGCAATTTCAATTTGGACAGCTGCCTCCTCCTTCGCCTGGCTCTCTGTTCCCCCTGTCACCGGCTGCTCAGTTTCGGTTTTCTTCATTTTAG